Genomic DNA from Candidatus Koribacter versatilis Ellin345:
TCACCGCAACCGTACGGTTCGCCACTACAGACGCGAGTCGCCAGAGCCCAAGGAGCGAGAACGAGGTGACGATGAGTAAGGCGATTCGCGTCACTGCGGGCGTGAAGCCGCTCAGCTTCCACCAGGTTGCGAGGTAAATCGCCAGCAGTGGCGGATGCGCGTTCGAAAGCGTCGAGTGCGGAATCAAATCGCCGGTAATTAGAAGGTCGCGTGCTGCAGGAATGTAATACCCAGCCTCATCCCAGAAATAGGGAAGCCGTAAGAGTGCGCCGTGGCTGAGGAAGAGCGCGACGAAGATCAGCGAGAACGCCGACAGGTGTTCCCGGACTGAAGGCGGAGACTGCAATGGCTGGTCGAGATTGGAGGGAGGGCTACTCATCCACAAGACAGGCAAGCTTTGGCGAATGCCAAAGTGTTATTTTGGCCGCCGGAGGCCTTCTCTTGTAATCCTGAGGAGGCGCAATCCCGGCACGAGCGTCCACACCGGGCTGCAAGAGTTTAGTGGACCGGACCGACCATCCGTGGGTCGAGCTTGATCTCGCCGAAGGTGTTCTCGTAGTTCTGCACGTTCTGCTGAAGCAGGGTGAGCAGAGCTTTGGCTTGTTGGGGGCTCAAATAGACACCCTGGAAGTTGCGGACCTCGACTTCCGTTTCGCTCGACTGGTGCAAGGTGCCGAAGACGAGGAAGAAGTCCCATACGTTTACGCGCACCTGCACGCTGTTGGAGTAGCTTTCCCGATACTCCGGGGTGGTCAAAATCTGGATCTTCGGTTCCGAAGGGAACGCCATATACGAACGAACCTCGTCTCGGCCAAGCGGTGGCGCCGGTTTTCAAAGCAAGTTGCTGAAAGTGTACCAAAGCCACTGGCAAGGTCAATGCAGTACTCTTAACCCGAATCTACTTCTCCACTCGGAGAAATGAGCCTTCCGTAGCATCCACGACGACCCGAAGCTGGCTGTCGTCACTGCTTGAGCCGTAGGAGACGCGCCATTCGAGCTTGTTCTTGCCGTGGTTCCATTCCAGCGTGAAGAACACCGGGATCTTGGGGTCAGCCTTGGTCAACTTCTCGCCGCCATGCTTTTGAGCCACTTGGAAGGCGGCGTCGCTATCAATCTTGAGGAAGGCGACATCGAAAACCTGGGTTGAGGTGTTGGTCGCACTGTACGCATCGTCCCCGCCATGCGAAACACCCTGCTCAAGTCCGGGGCCGCTAATGCCTGTCCACTGGAACGATTTCATAGAACTGCGGGCCGCCGATCCGAAGGCGCAATGCCACACCCCCGCCTTACCCTCTGTGACCGGATCTCCGGCGTTATACTCGGACTGCAACCGGAAAGGTTTGGCATCGACGGCCCAGCCGTGGGCCGCGATATAAAGCTTTTGGAAAGCTCCGCGGCCGGTTTCATATTCGTTGGCCTTCGTCTCCTGCTTTGGTTTTTCCGGCGAAGCAGTGTTAGTGGCAGGTTTGGAGTCGCAGGCGGCGAGCGCAAGGATAGATAGCAGAATAAGAGTCAGTCGTTTCATTTTCTTTCCGGCGACCAGTGTCGCACATTGAATGGATGCAGGAGAGCACGCATGCAGCCGTATCTCGATCAGCTTTCCCAATTATTGCAACAGGCAACTGCCGGCATGAACGACGATCAGCTCTTACGTGCGCCGGAAGGAAAGTGGTGTGCCGCCGAGGTGCTCGAACATTTGCGGTTGACCTACACGGGGACCGCGAAAATGCTGGAGAAGAACCGCGACCAGGCCGTCGTGGAGCCGGCTCCTATCGATGATCGCGTCAGCGCGGCGCGCAAGTTGATCTTCGATCAAGGCAGCTTCTTCGAGGGTCTGCAGGCACCGCCATTCGCGACGCCGAAAACTCCGCCCGATGCCAATGTGCGCACTCGTATTCAGGAAGACCTGAAGCGACTGGGCGTTGCGATCGACGAGGCCGAACAAAGGCGCGGCAAGGACGCTAACCTCGGAAACCACTTTGCGCTCGGTCCCCTCAACGGCGAGCAGTGGCGACACTTCCACTACGAACACGGGCGCCATCATGCCAAACAACTTGAAGCTCTGAAGGTCTTCGCAGCGAAAGCCTAGCGGCGGAGGCAGGATCGAATGATTGAGCTGACGTTTGTCCATTCGCTAGCAAGAATGCTGAAGATGGCGGAATCCCGCAGGGATCCGTCGCGGGCGATCTGGTGCGCCCGCAGGATGCCTTCGAATTTGGCGCCGAGTTTATCGAGTGACGCTCGCGATCGGTCGTTGCGAGCGTCGGTGTGAAATTCGACGCGCACACATTCGAGGACATCGAAGGCGTAGCGAAGCAGAAGCCATTTTGCTTCCAGATTCACGCCAGTTCGCCAGACTTCCGGCGCATACCATGAGCCAATAAGTGCGCGCCGATGGTTGCGGTCGAGCTCTTTCAGTCGCGTGCAGCCGACGATTCGATCCAGCCGCAGATCATGGACGGCGAAGGGTGCGGTACTCCCCGCGTTCCAATCGTTGAGCAGTTTCTCGACGTAGGCATGCATCGCAGCTTCCGTCCGGGCATCGCTGGTGATGAACTGCCA
This window encodes:
- a CDS encoding DUF1569 domain-containing protein — translated: MQPYLDQLSQLLQQATAGMNDDQLLRAPEGKWCAAEVLEHLRLTYTGTAKMLEKNRDQAVVEPAPIDDRVSAARKLIFDQGSFFEGLQAPPFATPKTPPDANVRTRIQEDLKRLGVAIDEAEQRRGKDANLGNHFALGPLNGEQWRHFHYEHGRHHAKQLEALKVFAAKA
- a CDS encoding DUF3467 domain-containing protein, whose product is MAFPSEPKIQILTTPEYRESYSNSVQVRVNVWDFFLVFGTLHQSSETEVEVRNFQGVYLSPQQAKALLTLLQQNVQNYENTFGEIKLDPRMVGPVH
- a CDS encoding GNAT family N-acetyltransferase; this translates as MKAYLPANWPIPLPTQPLIGSIVRLEHLTFEHADALAQAGSDPKVWQFITSDARTEAAMHAYVEKLLNDWNAGSTAPFAVHDLRLDRIVGCTRLKELDRNHRRALIGSWYAPEVWRTGVNLEAKWLLLRYAFDVLECVRVEFHTDARNDRSRASLDKLGAKFEGILRAHQIARDGSLRDSAIFSILASEWTNVSSIIRSCLRR